From Algoriphagus sp. NG3, the proteins below share one genomic window:
- a CDS encoding electron transfer flavoprotein subunit alpha/FixB family protein, with the protein MSILVYIEQAEGKVKKTSLEAVSFASALAVQTGEGDVVAVALGTIGNEELAAVGKAGAAKVMHGPESKLDAGVIQAHASAVAQAFGVVGAKTLVLAKSSLGDAVAARLAIKLNAGLVSNVVELPKTEGEYIVKRSIYTGKAFAETTVTTDNKILAIKKNAIDLKQDGADAQVETFDVSLSDADFASKITSTERATGDVLLPEADIVVSGGRGLKGPENWGMLEEMASILGAATGCSKPVSDLGWRPHHEHVGQTGIKVAPSLYLAIGISGAIQHLAGVNSSKCIVVINKDPDAPFFKAADYGIVGDAFEIVPKLNEAFKAEL; encoded by the coding sequence ATGTCAATTTTAGTATATATAGAACAGGCTGAAGGGAAAGTAAAAAAGACCAGTCTTGAGGCCGTGTCTTTTGCTAGTGCTTTAGCTGTACAGACAGGAGAAGGAGATGTGGTGGCAGTAGCACTTGGAACTATCGGTAATGAAGAGCTTGCTGCAGTAGGTAAAGCTGGCGCTGCAAAAGTAATGCATGGTCCAGAAAGTAAGCTGGATGCTGGAGTTATCCAGGCACATGCTTCTGCAGTTGCACAGGCATTTGGCGTTGTAGGAGCGAAGACACTGGTATTGGCAAAATCATCGTTAGGTGACGCAGTGGCAGCTAGGCTTGCCATTAAGCTGAATGCAGGGTTGGTGTCGAATGTAGTCGAATTGCCAAAGACTGAAGGAGAGTACATTGTCAAGAGAAGTATTTATACAGGGAAAGCATTTGCTGAGACGACTGTAACCACAGACAATAAAATCCTTGCGATAAAAAAGAATGCAATAGACCTGAAACAAGACGGAGCAGATGCCCAAGTAGAAACCTTTGATGTTTCGCTCAGTGATGCGGATTTTGCATCCAAGATTACTTCTACCGAAAGAGCCACCGGTGACGTATTGCTTCCGGAAGCAGATATTGTGGTTTCAGGTGGAAGGGGACTGAAAGGTCCTGAAAATTGGGGGATGCTCGAAGAAATGGCATCTATTCTAGGAGCTGCTACCGGTTGTTCCAAGCCCGTTTCTGATCTGGGATGGAGACCTCACCATGAGCACGTAGGCCAAACTGGAATAAAAGTCGCCCCATCTTTGTACTTGGCGATAGGAATTTCAGGAGCTATTCAACATCTTGCAGGGGTCAATTCCTCAAAATGCATTGTAGTAATCAATAAAGACCCTGATGCACCTTTCTTTAAAGCTGCTGATTATGGGATTGTTGGTGATGCATTTGAAATAGTGCCGAAACTTAACGAAGCGTTTAAAGCTGAATTGTAG
- a CDS encoding bifunctional nuclease family protein: MEKLIELEILGLSSNHSQSGSFTLVLGEVGGARRLPIVIGMFEAQAIALEIEKIIPNRPMTHDLFKSFATGFNFDIDRIVITDMKEGVYYARIQCKSSDIEANVDSRPSDAIAIAIRFGCPVYCTEKAMSEGAVEHYEVENKEEKKEPKPSSQKFTTKKEPSLKDYSLDKLNQMLDKAIINEDYERAARIRDEINKRN; encoded by the coding sequence GTGGAAAAACTCATAGAACTTGAGATCTTAGGACTTTCGTCCAACCATTCCCAGTCAGGGTCTTTTACCTTAGTGCTAGGAGAAGTGGGAGGAGCTAGGCGGCTGCCGATTGTGATCGGTATGTTTGAGGCGCAGGCGATTGCCTTAGAAATCGAAAAGATAATTCCAAACCGACCCATGACCCATGATTTATTCAAATCATTTGCCACTGGGTTCAATTTTGACATCGACAGGATTGTCATTACTGATATGAAAGAAGGTGTCTATTATGCCCGAATTCAATGTAAAAGTTCTGACATAGAAGCGAATGTTGATTCCCGTCCATCTGATGCAATTGCTATCGCAATACGGTTTGGATGTCCTGTATATTGTACCGAAAAGGCCATGTCTGAAGGAGCTGTGGAGCATTATGAGGTAGAAAATAAAGAGGAAAAAAAAGAGCCAAAACCGTCGAGCCAAAAGTTCACCACTAAAAAAGAGCCCTCATTAAAGGATTACAGTTTGGATAAGCTTAATCAAATGTTGGACAAAGCTATAATCAATGAGGATTACGAGCGAGCCGCACGTATCCGTGATGAAATCAATAAAAGGAACTGA
- a CDS encoding NupC/NupG family nucleoside CNT transporter: MDYLRGVFGLAVIVLVAFIFSSNRKRIDWRLVGIGILLQLVFGFLITQVPIVESAFAMVSRGFVKFLSFSRDGAAFIFGDLAGDSYGFIFAFQVLPTIIFFSTVSAGLYYLGILQKIVFGIAWVMARTMRLSGPESLSAAGNIFLGQTEAPLLVRPFIPQMSKSELMCLMTGGMATIAGGVLAGYVAFLGGESLEEQSKFAAYLLGASIMNAPAAIVMSKIFIPEVEKELVQDKLEVNEEAMGVNLIDAMSIGASEGLKLALNVGAMLLAFIAVIAAINYFLMGILGDVTGLNEFVVRTTDGQFKGFSLEYLFGQIFRVFAWVIGVDWVDTLQVGSLLGQKTVINEFVAYLSLSEMKEFGSLNPKSIVIATYALCGFSNFSSIAIQLGGIAIIAPNQQANISRLGLKSLLAASLACLMTATIAGMLFG, translated from the coding sequence ATGGATTATTTAAGAGGTGTATTTGGTTTGGCCGTCATTGTATTGGTGGCTTTTATTTTTTCAAGCAATAGAAAGAGAATCGACTGGAGATTAGTAGGCATTGGTATTTTACTTCAATTGGTATTTGGATTTCTGATTACTCAGGTTCCAATAGTGGAAAGTGCTTTTGCTATGGTAAGCAGGGGGTTTGTAAAATTTCTGAGTTTCAGTCGGGACGGGGCAGCATTTATATTCGGGGATTTAGCAGGGGATAGCTATGGGTTCATTTTCGCTTTCCAGGTTCTTCCCACGATTATATTTTTCTCCACTGTTTCAGCCGGATTGTACTATTTGGGTATACTTCAGAAAATAGTTTTTGGCATAGCCTGGGTGATGGCCAGGACTATGAGGCTTTCCGGCCCTGAGAGTTTATCCGCAGCGGGAAATATCTTTTTGGGACAAACTGAGGCCCCTTTACTTGTCCGTCCATTTATTCCGCAAATGAGTAAGTCAGAACTGATGTGCTTGATGACTGGTGGGATGGCTACTATTGCGGGGGGTGTTCTTGCTGGGTATGTAGCTTTTTTGGGTGGAGAAAGCCTGGAGGAGCAAAGCAAGTTTGCCGCCTATTTACTTGGAGCGAGCATTATGAATGCTCCAGCGGCGATAGTCATGTCCAAGATTTTTATTCCTGAGGTGGAAAAAGAATTGGTTCAGGATAAACTCGAAGTGAATGAAGAAGCAATGGGAGTGAACCTGATCGACGCAATGTCCATAGGAGCTTCAGAAGGGCTGAAGTTGGCATTGAACGTAGGAGCAATGTTGTTGGCATTTATAGCCGTAATCGCGGCGATCAACTATTTTTTAATGGGGATCTTAGGAGATGTGACAGGGCTCAATGAATTTGTGGTCAGAACTACTGATGGGCAGTTTAAAGGTTTTTCCCTAGAGTATTTGTTTGGCCAGATCTTCAGGGTATTTGCCTGGGTGATCGGAGTAGACTGGGTCGATACGTTACAGGTAGGCAGCCTGTTGGGACAGAAAACCGTAATCAATGAATTTGTAGCCTATCTGAGCCTATCTGAAATGAAGGAGTTCGGTAGTTTAAATCCCAAATCAATCGTGATTGCTACTTATGCATTATGCGGGTTTTCTAACTTCAGTTCCATTGCCATTCAGTTGGGTGGCATAGCCATAATAGCCCCTAACCAGCAGGCAAATATCAGCCGCTTGGGCCTCAAATCCTTGCTGGCGGCATCCCTTGCTTGCTTGATGACGGCTACTATTGCGGGGATGCTTTTTGGGTAA
- a CDS encoding CASTOR/POLLUX-related putative ion channel, which translates to MKRFRVRDSFNFFLERQFVKGAHVQLMFVAALIGLISLVGGVLVLPSGEPTGTISEAVWWAFLRLSDPGYLGDDEGTWRRLVSTILTVLGYVVFLGSMVAIITTWMNSKIRNLEQGLTPVTTKNHILILGWNAKTIHTAGEIFQSVGRLRRFLKFYGAKRLNLIILAEDVSPRHVQELRDNPLIGRGADEIVLRTGIPIDREHLKRVDSLNAAAIIIPSSSYTDRELITPDVETIKTLLSLNAEAEDSPIKGRFPYIVAEIQDESKIKAAYRAYSGPMEVIGSNTIISRLLAQNIRHHGLSAVYNELLTHSVKNNIFCREYPEAVGKNVHELKQIFTKAIILGIVRLIDGQLTPILNIAPDFIIEKDDRLVFIAKNSSAIEYKHTASVKHPATNKAKHKLKVEEQEGVVKILILGWNHHIPALVRELCTYEDEYYEITMVAVYPKEKREIQLQKLDNLTDRVQLLHVEDDYVNEKVLTNLSTSTYDNILLVSSERVLEKEEADARTIVGYVLLEELLEKADRKPNILLELSDPANEALLRKYKTEVIISPLILSNLLAGIALQREVNSICKELFTAGGAEIIFRKFEEYGLAPGVTSFSELTDKVAEHGEIALGIYNTNLASRKGDNLILNPGKFSPIEITAEARLVVLTTVY; encoded by the coding sequence ATGAAGAGATTTAGAGTCAGAGACAGTTTCAATTTTTTCTTAGAACGGCAGTTTGTAAAAGGTGCGCATGTTCAGCTGATGTTTGTAGCTGCACTGATCGGGTTAATATCATTGGTTGGTGGTGTGTTAGTATTGCCTTCAGGAGAGCCTACCGGGACGATTAGCGAAGCTGTCTGGTGGGCTTTTTTGCGCCTTTCAGATCCAGGCTACCTTGGCGACGATGAGGGTACTTGGAGAAGATTGGTATCCACCATTCTGACTGTACTTGGCTATGTCGTATTTTTAGGCTCTATGGTAGCTATTATTACTACTTGGATGAATTCTAAAATCCGAAACCTAGAGCAAGGCTTAACTCCGGTAACTACTAAAAACCATATTCTTATACTAGGGTGGAATGCGAAAACTATCCACACAGCCGGTGAGATTTTTCAATCTGTAGGTAGATTAAGAAGGTTTTTGAAGTTTTATGGAGCCAAAAGGCTTAATCTGATCATTCTGGCTGAAGATGTAAGTCCCCGCCATGTACAGGAGTTGCGGGATAATCCATTGATCGGGAGAGGAGCGGATGAAATCGTATTGCGAACAGGTATTCCCATTGACCGGGAACACCTCAAAAGAGTGGACAGCTTGAATGCTGCTGCGATCATTATACCCAGTTCATCTTATACAGATAGGGAATTGATCACCCCAGATGTGGAAACGATAAAAACACTGCTTTCACTCAATGCTGAAGCGGAAGACTCTCCAATAAAGGGACGCTTTCCTTATATAGTAGCGGAGATACAAGACGAAAGTAAAATCAAGGCAGCGTACCGTGCTTATTCCGGGCCAATGGAGGTCATTGGGAGCAACACAATTATCAGCCGTCTCCTTGCCCAGAATATTCGGCATCATGGTTTATCAGCTGTTTACAATGAATTGCTAACACATAGTGTGAAAAACAATATTTTTTGCCGTGAGTACCCGGAGGCAGTTGGGAAAAATGTTCATGAGTTAAAACAAATCTTTACAAAAGCCATTATACTCGGTATAGTCAGACTTATTGATGGGCAGCTGACTCCAATCCTAAATATTGCTCCTGACTTTATAATAGAAAAAGATGACAGGTTGGTCTTTATAGCCAAAAATTCATCAGCGATCGAATATAAGCATACAGCTTCTGTGAAGCATCCCGCTACTAATAAAGCTAAGCACAAGCTTAAGGTGGAAGAGCAGGAAGGTGTTGTCAAGATTTTAATTTTAGGCTGGAATCATCACATCCCAGCTTTGGTCAGAGAGCTCTGTACCTATGAAGATGAATACTATGAAATCACCATGGTGGCAGTTTATCCTAAGGAGAAAAGAGAAATACAACTTCAAAAGCTAGATAACCTTACCGACCGGGTTCAATTGCTGCATGTCGAAGACGATTACGTTAATGAGAAAGTTCTCACTAATTTAAGCACCTCTACTTACGACAATATATTATTGGTGAGCAGTGAGCGGGTACTGGAAAAGGAGGAAGCAGATGCCAGAACAATTGTAGGTTATGTTTTGCTTGAAGAGTTGTTGGAGAAGGCGGACAGAAAACCCAATATTTTGCTTGAGCTATCAGACCCGGCCAACGAAGCATTACTCAGAAAATATAAAACTGAAGTGATAATAAGTCCTTTGATCCTAAGTAACTTACTGGCAGGAATCGCATTGCAAAGAGAGGTAAATAGCATTTGTAAAGAGCTTTTTACCGCAGGAGGTGCCGAGATTATTTTTAGGAAGTTTGAAGAATATGGATTGGCTCCGGGAGTTACTTCTTTTTCTGAACTTACAGATAAGGTAGCTGAACATGGGGAAATAGCATTGGGAATCTATAACACGAATCTAGCTAGTAGAAAAGGCGATAACCTTATTTTAAATCCTGGAAAATTCAGTCCAATTGAGATTACTGCTGAGGCACGATTAGTGGTTTTGACTACTGTGTATTGA
- a CDS encoding M28 family peptidase yields the protein MKNSLLGLCLLLSVTFVAEAQKKKIEKKFDKTAAIADLNYLTSDELKGRDPSYPEMAMAYNYIAIHLEDAGAKPLPGADGFFQNIPFRLSSPPSKGQITIDDSIYSQGDNLLVLDGESLSGTYELVDVGFGTPEDFEGKDLTGKIAVSSVGAPDKMSPAELFSLGSEKTANAKKQGAVALIERFNIPSIPWQLISNYLNRDQMGIDKGESSKLPYIWVKDISNTLPKKIAKGKAKSAILQIEGKINKPIEGKNVLAWIEGTDKTLKNEFVMLSAHYDHIGIGKPDADGDSIYNGARDNAVGTVAVMNAAKFFAENPPKRSILLALWTAEEKGLLGSRYFAENSLIPLNQIIYNLNIDGAGYNDTSIITVIGLGRTTGDGLVIEAVEEFGLKAVADPAPEQGLYDRSDNVNFAKEGIPAPTFSLGFTAFDDEINKYYHKAADEVDSLDLGYVTLYWKSYILAAQNIANAAEQPRWVAGDKYEEAGKALYGDK from the coding sequence ATGAAGAACTCACTCCTAGGCTTATGCTTACTATTGTCTGTGACTTTCGTGGCCGAAGCGCAAAAGAAGAAAATTGAAAAGAAATTTGATAAAACAGCTGCTATTGCTGACCTCAATTACTTGACTTCTGACGAATTAAAAGGCAGAGACCCTTCTTATCCGGAAATGGCCATGGCTTACAATTATATTGCGATACATCTGGAAGACGCAGGTGCAAAACCACTTCCTGGTGCGGACGGCTTTTTCCAAAACATCCCTTTCCGCCTCTCTTCCCCTCCGTCAAAAGGTCAGATTACAATTGATGATTCGATCTACAGTCAGGGTGACAACCTTTTAGTACTTGACGGGGAATCGCTCAGCGGAACCTATGAACTGGTAGATGTCGGCTTTGGCACACCGGAAGACTTTGAAGGAAAAGACCTGACAGGAAAGATAGCCGTAAGCAGCGTGGGCGCGCCGGACAAAATGAGTCCTGCGGAACTGTTTTCCCTGGGCAGTGAAAAAACAGCAAATGCAAAAAAACAAGGCGCTGTAGCACTGATTGAGCGCTTCAATATCCCATCTATTCCCTGGCAGCTGATTTCCAATTACTTAAACCGGGATCAGATGGGTATAGATAAAGGCGAATCCAGCAAGCTACCCTACATCTGGGTGAAGGACATTTCTAATACCCTTCCGAAGAAAATAGCAAAGGGAAAGGCCAAATCCGCAATTCTTCAAATCGAAGGAAAAATCAACAAACCAATCGAAGGAAAAAATGTTTTAGCCTGGATAGAAGGAACCGACAAAACTTTGAAAAATGAGTTTGTCATGCTATCAGCCCACTATGATCACATCGGAATAGGAAAACCAGACGCAGATGGAGACTCTATATACAACGGAGCAAGGGATAATGCGGTAGGGACAGTTGCAGTAATGAACGCTGCAAAATTCTTCGCTGAAAACCCACCAAAAAGATCCATCCTATTAGCACTGTGGACAGCAGAAGAGAAAGGGCTTTTAGGCAGTCGGTATTTTGCGGAAAATTCGCTGATTCCTCTAAATCAGATAATCTACAATCTGAATATAGACGGAGCTGGTTACAATGACACTTCGATCATTACAGTAATCGGACTGGGCAGGACTACAGGTGACGGTTTGGTGATTGAAGCTGTAGAAGAATTTGGTTTGAAAGCAGTAGCGGATCCGGCACCTGAGCAAGGGCTATACGATAGGTCAGATAATGTAAACTTCGCCAAAGAAGGCATTCCTGCTCCTACTTTCAGTCTTGGCTTCACTGCTTTCGATGATGAAATCAACAAATACTATCACAAGGCGGCAGATGAAGTCGATTCCTTGGATTTGGGTTATGTGACGCTATATTGGAAATCTTACATTCTAGCAGCTCAAAATATCGCCAATGCCGCGGAACAGCCAAGATGGGTTGCTGGTGATAAATACGAAGAAGCCGGAAAAGCACTTTATGGGGATAAATAA
- a CDS encoding tetratricopeptide repeat protein, producing the protein MSNLDRIHLLRQFTEEEPENPFNWYALAIEYRETDQEEAYTLFAKLLAEYPAYLATYFPAAHHYAEMGEIHAAKEIFENGVALAREQKNMKALQELQNAYQNFLFENDLD; encoded by the coding sequence ATGAGCAATCTGGACAGGATACACTTACTTAGACAATTTACAGAGGAAGAACCGGAAAATCCCTTCAACTGGTATGCTTTGGCAATCGAATATAGAGAAACAGATCAAGAGGAAGCCTATACTCTTTTTGCGAAATTGCTGGCCGAATACCCTGCATATCTGGCTACCTACTTTCCGGCTGCCCATCATTATGCAGAGATGGGTGAAATACATGCCGCAAAAGAGATTTTTGAAAATGGAGTAGCGCTGGCGCGGGAGCAAAAGAACATGAAAGCGCTTCAGGAATTGCAAAATGCCTATCAGAATTTTCTTTTTGAAAATGACCTGGATTAA
- a CDS encoding electron transfer flavoprotein subunit beta/FixA family protein, translating to MKILVCITHVPDTTSKIQFTDGNTKFDSTGVQYIIGPYDDYALARAVELRDQSSGKLTVLNVGEADSDPTLRKALAIGADDAIRVNSFPKDSYFVAQQIAHYAKAGGYDLILMGRESIDFNGGMVHGMVGELLGLPSFSPVMKLDVEGSTVKMAREIEGGKELLEASLPLIAGCQEPIAEWKIPNMRGIMSARTKPLDVVEPISQETQAEASKYELPPAKGAVKLVDKDNVAELVKLLKNEAKVL from the coding sequence ATGAAGATTCTTGTTTGTATCACCCACGTGCCCGATACTACCTCAAAGATTCAGTTTACGGACGGAAATACCAAGTTTGATTCTACCGGAGTTCAATATATTATTGGCCCATATGATGACTATGCCTTGGCCCGAGCTGTAGAATTACGGGATCAATCAAGCGGCAAGTTAACTGTTTTGAATGTAGGAGAAGCAGATTCTGACCCCACACTTCGGAAAGCCTTGGCAATTGGAGCGGATGATGCTATCAGAGTGAATTCTTTTCCTAAGGACTCATATTTTGTAGCCCAGCAGATTGCCCACTATGCGAAAGCAGGAGGGTATGATCTGATATTGATGGGAAGGGAATCTATTGACTTCAATGGCGGAATGGTGCATGGTATGGTAGGTGAATTGTTAGGTTTACCATCTTTTTCTCCAGTGATGAAATTGGATGTGGAGGGTTCTACTGTGAAAATGGCCAGAGAAATCGAAGGCGGAAAAGAGCTGCTGGAAGCGAGTCTTCCTTTGATAGCTGGTTGTCAGGAGCCAATCGCTGAATGGAAAATCCCAAATATGCGCGGGATAATGTCAGCAAGAACCAAACCTCTGGATGTAGTAGAACCTATCTCTCAGGAAACGCAGGCAGAGGCAAGTAAATATGAGCTTCCTCCGGCCAAAGGCGCGGTCAAACTAGTGGACAAAGATAATGTGGCCGAATTGGTGAAACTTTTGAAAAACGAAGCAAAAGTTCTTTAA